The Deinococcus metalli genome includes a window with the following:
- a CDS encoding phosphotransferase family protein codes for MTTGDTAPVRPGEELPLDALREALRGRVAGDVDALSVEQFPGGFSNLTYLVRAGEQEYVLRRAPLGPVPRGAHDMAREAQLLSRVAPVLPVAPRPALLVEDASVIGAPFYLMERRHGVVVRSALPPAYAAMPDAPARLSEALVDTLADLHAVDIDAAGLREIGKPEGFNARQVSGWAGRWRRAREALKDTGDLPPPAVLRDELVIAWLEAHTPPESAHTLVHNDFKLDNVMLDPADPGTVTALLDWEMTTVGDPLVDLGLTLTYWTMPEQPGRAPSAVGAHVPGFLGREAMVARYEIRSGRHVTSSLPWYEVLGHFKLAVIVIQIFARYRAGQTNDPRFAPLAGQAEWLMREAWRRITMLSDVQGGGDVTPAGEPPA; via the coding sequence GTGACGACGGGAGACACCGCGCCCGTCCGGCCCGGCGAGGAGCTGCCGCTGGACGCGCTGCGGGAGGCCCTGCGCGGCCGCGTGGCGGGAGACGTCGACGCGCTGAGCGTGGAGCAGTTTCCCGGCGGCTTCTCGAACCTCACCTATCTCGTGCGGGCCGGAGAGCAGGAGTATGTGCTGCGCCGCGCGCCGCTGGGGCCGGTCCCCAGGGGCGCGCACGACATGGCGCGCGAGGCCCAGCTGCTGTCGCGGGTCGCGCCGGTGCTGCCGGTCGCGCCCCGCCCCGCGCTGCTCGTCGAGGACGCCTCGGTGATCGGCGCGCCCTTTTACCTGATGGAGCGCCGGCACGGAGTGGTGGTGCGCTCGGCGCTGCCTCCCGCATATGCGGCCATGCCCGACGCGCCGGCTCGCCTGTCGGAAGCGCTCGTGGACACGCTGGCCGACCTGCATGCCGTGGACATCGACGCGGCGGGCCTGCGCGAAATCGGCAAACCGGAGGGCTTCAACGCTCGGCAGGTCTCGGGCTGGGCGGGCCGCTGGCGCCGGGCGCGGGAGGCCCTGAAGGACACCGGCGACCTGCCGCCGCCCGCCGTCCTGCGCGACGAACTGGTGATCGCGTGGCTGGAAGCGCACACGCCGCCGGAGAGCGCGCACACGCTGGTGCACAACGATTTCAAGCTCGACAACGTGATGCTCGATCCGGCCGATCCCGGCACCGTCACGGCGCTGCTCGACTGGGAGATGACCACCGTGGGCGATCCACTGGTCGATCTGGGCCTGACCCTGACGTACTGGACCATGCCCGAGCAGCCGGGCCGCGCGCCGAGCGCGGTGGGCGCGCACGTGCCGGGCTTCCTGGGCCGCGAGGCCATGGTCGCCCGCTACGAGATCCGGAGTGGTCGTCACGTGACGAGCAGCCTGCCGTGGTACGAGGTGCTGGGCCACTTCAAGCTCGCGGTCATCGTCATCCAGATCTTCGCGCGCTACCGGGCGGGGCAGACGAACGACCCGCGGTTCGCGCCGCTGGCTGGGCAGGCCGAGTGGTTGATGCGCGAGGCGTGGCGGCGCATCACCATGCTGTCGGACGTGCAGGGCGGGGGAGACGTCACGCCCGCAGGCGAGCCGCCCGCGTGA
- a CDS encoding CbrC family protein has translation MTDPLPDFRYYADPYGDRTIIEEDITCRVCGAQRAWKYDGVLYAADELDAICPWCVANGHAAEKFDGCFQDVMFPEAASEESVLWVLMRTPSVASWNPFEWPEHCGECCRYIGDLRNHRHPGYIESASVQTDLFEISRKTGLTRDEVLSWADTGSIYLRLFQCVQCGTYRVILDLD, from the coding sequence ATGACTGATCCACTCCCGGACTTCCGGTACTACGCCGATCCATATGGCGACCGGACAATCATCGAAGAGGACATCACGTGTCGGGTCTGTGGTGCCCAACGCGCATGGAAATATGATGGCGTTCTCTACGCCGCTGATGAGCTGGACGCAATCTGCCCGTGGTGCGTCGCGAATGGCCACGCAGCGGAGAAGTTCGACGGATGTTTCCAAGATGTCATGTTCCCTGAAGCCGCCAGTGAAGAGAGCGTTCTATGGGTGCTGATGCGGACGCCATCGGTGGCGAGCTGGAACCCATTCGAGTGGCCGGAGCATTGTGGTGAGTGCTGCCGATACATTGGGGATCTGAGAAATCACCGCCATCCGGGCTACATCGAGAGCGCTAGTGTTCAGACTGACCTGTTTGAGATTTCCCGGAAGACGGGGCTGACCAGGGACGAGGTGCTGTCTTGGGCAGACACAGGATCGATCTACCTGCGATTGTTTCAGTGCGTCCAGTGCGGTACTTATCGGGTGATCCTCGATCTTGACTGA
- a CDS encoding response regulator, whose protein sequence is MARILIIDDSQADLNFLAAALRPANHVITAITDPEAAVDTALRDQPDLAMIDVVMPGRSGYDVARAMKRTPELSNLKVIFVSSKGNDTDVKWGLRQGAVDYVVKPYTPEQVLGIVSRHVN, encoded by the coding sequence ATGGCCCGCATCCTGATCATTGACGATTCCCAGGCTGACCTGAACTTCCTCGCCGCCGCCCTGCGGCCCGCGAACCACGTCATCACCGCCATCACGGACCCCGAGGCGGCCGTGGACACCGCGCTGCGTGACCAGCCGGACCTCGCCATGATCGACGTCGTGATGCCCGGCCGCAGCGGCTACGACGTGGCCCGCGCCATGAAGCGCACGCCGGAGCTCAGCAACCTGAAGGTCATCTTCGTGTCCAGCAAGGGCAACGACACGGACGTCAAGTGGGGCCTGCGCCAGGGTGCCGTGGACTACGTCGTGAAGCCGTACACCCCCGAGCAGGTGCTGGGCATCGTGTCCCGGCACGTGAACTGA
- a CDS encoding SDR family oxidoreductase, protein MEFKDRVIVVTGAASGIGLALAARFVREGATVIASDRNAEGGAARAAEIGARFVAADVGQEADVKALIDDVLATEGRIDLLCSNAGIGVGEGPETPDKQWDLIHRVNVMSHVWAARHVLPHMLARGEGYLLNTASAAGLLTELHSAPYAVTKHAALAFAEWLAITYGDRGIRVAALCPEGVWTPMIQNTPLLQQTAISTDDLVEATLEVLRRDGFLIVTHPTTLKSFQNKANDYDVWISKMRHLRTKAMALLAAQVHGAAPGGGQP, encoded by the coding sequence ATGGAATTCAAGGACAGAGTGATTGTCGTGACCGGCGCGGCCTCCGGGATCGGGCTGGCCCTGGCGGCCCGCTTCGTGCGTGAGGGCGCGACCGTGATTGCTTCCGACCGGAACGCGGAAGGAGGTGCGGCGCGGGCTGCGGAGATCGGAGCGCGGTTCGTCGCGGCGGACGTGGGGCAGGAAGCGGACGTCAAGGCCCTGATCGATGACGTGCTGGCGACCGAGGGCCGTATCGACCTGCTCTGCTCGAATGCCGGGATCGGGGTGGGGGAAGGCCCGGAGACGCCGGACAAACAGTGGGACCTGATCCACCGCGTGAACGTGATGAGCCACGTCTGGGCGGCCCGGCACGTGCTGCCGCACATGCTCGCGCGCGGCGAGGGCTACCTGCTGAACACGGCGTCGGCGGCGGGCCTGCTCACGGAACTGCACTCCGCACCGTACGCGGTCACCAAACACGCGGCGCTCGCCTTCGCGGAATGGCTGGCGATCACGTACGGCGACCGGGGCATCCGGGTGGCGGCGCTGTGCCCCGAGGGCGTGTGGACGCCGATGATCCAGAACACGCCGCTGCTCCAGCAGACCGCGATCAGCACCGACGACCTCGTCGAGGCGACGCTGGAGGTGCTGCGCCGCGACGGCTTCCTGATCGTGACGCACCCCACCACGCTGAAGTCCTTTCAGAACAAGGCCAATGACTACGACGTGTGGATCAGCAAGATGCGTCATCTGCGCACCAAGGCGATGGCGCTGCTGGCCGCGCAGGTTCACGGCGCGGCCCCAGGCGGCGGGCAGCCGTGA
- a CDS encoding SDR family oxidoreductase has product MSLKALFDLSGRVAVITGGSRGLGLQIAEALGEYGATVVLTARKQAELDEAKVHLAGLGITAHVYASDLGQFDAIDPLVERIHAEVGSIDILVNNAGATWGAPTPEHPLDAWMKVMNVNVNGLFLITQAVLRRCMLPAGKGRIVNVASVAGLQGNDPRMSPTLAYNTSKGAVVNFTRALAAEMADKGITVNAICPGYFPTKMTRGTLAYGEDLILSHTPMHRLGTDQDLKGLALLLASDASAYMTGQNIAVDGGASSV; this is encoded by the coding sequence ATGTCCTTGAAAGCCCTGTTCGACCTCAGCGGCCGCGTCGCCGTGATCACCGGCGGCAGCCGCGGTCTGGGCCTCCAGATCGCCGAAGCGCTGGGCGAGTACGGCGCCACAGTCGTCCTCACTGCCCGCAAGCAGGCCGAACTCGATGAGGCCAAAGTCCACCTGGCCGGACTGGGCATCACCGCCCACGTCTACGCCAGCGACCTCGGGCAGTTCGACGCCATCGACCCGCTGGTGGAGCGCATTCACGCCGAGGTCGGCTCCATCGACATTCTGGTGAACAACGCGGGCGCCACGTGGGGTGCCCCCACGCCGGAGCATCCCCTGGACGCGTGGATGAAGGTCATGAACGTCAACGTCAACGGCCTGTTCCTGATCACCCAGGCCGTGCTCAGGCGCTGCATGCTCCCCGCCGGGAAGGGCCGCATCGTGAACGTCGCGTCCGTCGCGGGGCTCCAGGGCAACGACCCGCGCATGTCGCCCACCCTGGCGTACAACACCAGCAAGGGTGCGGTCGTGAACTTCACCCGCGCGCTCGCCGCCGAGATGGCAGACAAGGGCATCACCGTGAACGCCATCTGCCCCGGCTACTTCCCGACCAAGATGACCAGGGGGACGCTCGCGTACGGCGAGGACCTGATTCTGTCGCACACGCCCATGCACCGGCTGGGCACCGACCAGGACCTTAAGGGCCTCGCGCTGCTGCTCGCCAGCGACGCCAGCGCGTACATGACCGGGCAGAACATCGCCGTAGACGGCGGCGCCAGCAGCGTATGA
- a CDS encoding histidine phosphatase family protein: MSELLLVRHGQATPFEADTDRLSPLGEAQARAVGDALRADGVRPTHVLHGALVRQRRTADLAAALEWPAPALDARLSEYDGDGLVNVLAPLLAARDPVVARLAATFRAAAPAERNRAFQTYLEAVAAGWQAGTLTHPDVEDWATFRARVRAALDDLLRLPSGSTVLAFTSGGVIGLTVALALDAPDTTALALNWRVKNGSVTRLTFGRGRVSLDSFNEVHHLPPDRRSWR; encoded by the coding sequence GTGAGCGAACTCCTCCTGGTGCGGCACGGACAGGCCACGCCCTTCGAAGCCGACACGGACCGCCTGTCTCCGCTGGGCGAGGCCCAGGCCCGCGCGGTGGGCGACGCGCTGAGGGCAGACGGCGTGCGTCCTACGCACGTCCTGCACGGTGCACTGGTGCGGCAGCGGCGCACCGCCGACCTCGCCGCCGCGCTGGAGTGGCCCGCGCCGGCGCTGGATGCCCGGCTGTCGGAATACGACGGCGACGGCCTGGTGAACGTGCTGGCCCCGCTCCTCGCCGCCCGTGATCCGGTGGTCGCCCGGCTCGCCGCGACGTTCCGGGCAGCGGCCCCGGCCGAGCGCAACCGCGCGTTTCAGACGTATCTGGAAGCCGTCGCCGCGGGCTGGCAGGCCGGCACGCTGACCCACCCCGACGTCGAGGACTGGGCCACCTTCCGTGCCCGCGTGCGCGCCGCGCTGGACGATCTCTTGCGGCTGCCCTCCGGTTCCACGGTGCTGGCGTTCACCAGCGGCGGCGTCATCGGCCTCACGGTCGCGCTGGCGCTGGACGCGCCGGACACCACGGCCCTGGCCCTGAACTGGCGGGTGAAGAACGGCAGCGTCACCCGCCTGACCTTCGGCCGGGGCCGCGTCAGCCTCGATTCATTCAACGAGGTGCACCACCTGCCGCCGGACCGGCGCTCCTGGCGCTAG
- a CDS encoding MHYT domain-containing protein encodes MEHPLIQTWSASYVGLSYVIATLTSFISLELAGRAGRAQAIGSGHFWQIAQALLLGYGIWAMHFIGMLALHSNMPSTFELLPTALSGLAAVALVYPALRILHAGPLTLGRLALAGAVAGSGISAMHYLGMAAYRIPGTTVELVWAPLLASVAIAVGASMVALLLFGLLASSWAAQQKRATLYGAKALAALVMGVAITGMHYTGMAALHYVIDPNAEPSRMAAHGADPSLLALVVGVVTFLLLGLAVTSIAMDTGESTAHLDAATG; translated from the coding sequence ATGGAACATCCGCTCATCCAGACATGGAGTGCCAGTTACGTCGGGCTGTCGTACGTGATCGCGACCCTCACCTCGTTCATCTCGCTGGAGCTCGCCGGGCGGGCCGGACGCGCCCAGGCCATCGGCTCCGGCCACTTCTGGCAGATCGCCCAGGCCCTGCTGCTCGGTTACGGGATCTGGGCCATGCACTTCATCGGCATGCTCGCCCTGCACAGCAACATGCCCTCCACGTTCGAGCTGCTGCCTACGGCCCTGTCAGGTCTGGCCGCCGTGGCGCTGGTCTACCCGGCGCTGCGCATCCTGCACGCCGGCCCGCTGACCCTGGGCCGCCTCGCGCTGGCCGGCGCGGTCGCCGGGAGCGGCATCTCGGCCATGCACTACCTCGGCATGGCCGCCTACCGCATACCCGGCACCACCGTCGAGCTGGTGTGGGCCCCGCTGCTCGCGTCGGTCGCCATCGCCGTCGGGGCCAGCATGGTCGCGCTCCTGCTGTTCGGCCTGCTGGCCAGCAGCTGGGCCGCGCAGCAGAAGCGGGCCACGCTGTACGGCGCCAAGGCGCTGGCCGCCCTGGTCATGGGCGTGGCGATCACCGGCATGCACTACACCGGCATGGCCGCCCTGCACTACGTCATCGACCCGAACGCCGAACCGAGCCGCATGGCCGCGCACGGCGCCGATCCCAGCCTGCTCGCTCTGGTGGTCGGTGTGGTGACTTTCCTGCTGCTCGGTCTGGCCGTGACCAGCATTGCGATGGACACCGGCGAATCGACCGCCCATCTGGACGCCGCCACCGGCTGA
- a CDS encoding methyl-accepting chemotaxis protein: MTTITPLTDLAPTPAHGRPGATLRRDHWLDRLSVGQKLGLMALVLGVPVLGLSASQLSQGLQTGSRSAAELRGLQDAATLAALQSGLYAFTSGHVARDSAATRAGLDATRTNLAILTERLGGDAAGQLGALQRSWQSLQDYARTRDTFTVINNYQTLVQTHQQPLTEAIFAEAGLDLERSPVIESLLTSSRQAALLTRQLQLLSLDAALLREPSSAGLEARLTERNMFMAADALASYQIALNRAFTLQPDLKERLGEAGGAATAAAQQALDLTDQTLASGLVTPALLKAYSAGLETLDREYRAVVVEMDRQIRDRMRQDLLKLGLLTVLVLGALLAAGALLLTVVRRITQPIRLLTHASQRMEQGQFAVQVPVTSNDELGTLSRAFNTAVAELRRNQERSEYQLFEAEQLQQHIGSFLDVTMEIADGDLTRRGTVTEDVLGNVVDSINVMTEELARTLQSVQQASSTVSGGSQAMLQSAEQIEDGTRTTSAAAQRMTAQAQDLSQGVRTMAAIARASAEASRRTLAASQHGEQAVAATLGGMDAIRASAQDTGERVRALETRSGEIVEIVDTIAHIASQVNLLALHASIEAAGAGPAGTRFAVVAEEVRTLADESTAATARIGTLIAELRADIAQVARGAQENAAQVTRGVQVAGSAGERLREIGELAGITAQLAQNISATTDKQVQGVTQVSDGAHAIAQVAGASQDSAARAREAAGQLTQLARDLNATLARFRLS, encoded by the coding sequence ATGACCACGATTACCCCCCTGACGGACCTCGCGCCGACCCCGGCCCACGGGCGGCCAGGCGCCACGCTGCGCCGGGACCACTGGCTCGACCGGCTGAGTGTCGGTCAGAAGCTGGGGCTGATGGCCCTGGTGCTGGGCGTCCCGGTGCTCGGCCTGAGCGCGTCGCAGCTGTCCCAGGGCCTGCAGACCGGCAGCCGATCGGCCGCCGAACTGCGGGGCCTGCAGGACGCCGCGACCCTCGCGGCGCTGCAATCGGGCCTGTACGCCTTCACGTCCGGCCATGTGGCGCGCGACTCGGCCGCCACCCGGGCGGGCCTGGACGCCACGCGCACGAACCTCGCCATCCTCACAGAGCGGCTGGGCGGTGACGCCGCCGGTCAGCTGGGCGCGCTGCAGAGGTCGTGGCAGAGCCTGCAGGACTACGCCCGCACGCGCGACACCTTCACGGTGATCAACAACTACCAGACCCTGGTGCAGACCCACCAGCAGCCCCTGACCGAGGCGATCTTCGCGGAGGCGGGGCTCGACCTCGAACGCTCCCCGGTGATCGAGTCGCTGCTCACGTCGTCGCGGCAGGCGGCCCTGCTCACTCGCCAGCTGCAACTGCTGTCGCTGGACGCGGCGCTGCTGCGCGAGCCGTCCAGCGCGGGCCTGGAGGCCCGCCTCACGGAGCGGAACATGTTCATGGCGGCCGACGCGCTGGCGTCCTACCAGATCGCCCTGAACCGCGCGTTCACGCTGCAGCCGGATCTCAAGGAGCGGCTGGGCGAGGCCGGCGGCGCGGCCACCGCAGCGGCGCAGCAGGCGCTGGACCTCACCGACCAGACGCTCGCCAGCGGCCTGGTCACCCCCGCACTGCTGAAGGCCTACAGCGCGGGCCTGGAGACCCTCGACCGCGAGTACCGCGCTGTGGTGGTCGAGATGGACCGGCAGATCCGCGACCGCATGCGCCAGGACCTCCTGAAGCTGGGGCTGCTCACGGTGCTGGTGCTGGGTGCCCTGCTGGCCGCCGGCGCGCTGCTGCTGACCGTCGTGCGGCGCATCACGCAGCCGATCCGGCTGCTCACGCACGCCTCGCAGCGCATGGAACAGGGGCAGTTCGCCGTGCAGGTGCCCGTGACCTCGAACGACGAGCTGGGCACGCTGTCACGCGCGTTCAACACCGCCGTGGCCGAACTGCGCCGCAACCAGGAGCGCAGCGAGTACCAGCTGTTCGAGGCCGAGCAGCTCCAGCAGCACATCGGGTCCTTCCTGGACGTGACCATGGAGATCGCGGACGGCGACCTGACCCGGCGCGGCACCGTGACCGAGGACGTGCTGGGCAACGTGGTCGACTCGATCAACGTGATGACCGAGGAGCTGGCGCGGACGCTGCAGTCGGTGCAGCAGGCGTCCTCCACGGTGTCCGGCGGCTCGCAGGCCATGCTCCAGAGCGCCGAGCAGATCGAGGACGGCACGCGCACCACCAGCGCCGCCGCGCAGCGCATGACCGCGCAGGCGCAGGACCTCAGCCAGGGTGTGCGCACCATGGCCGCCATCGCCCGCGCGTCGGCCGAGGCGTCGCGCCGCACGCTGGCCGCGTCGCAGCACGGCGAGCAGGCCGTGGCCGCCACGCTGGGCGGCATGGACGCCATCCGCGCCTCTGCTCAGGACACCGGCGAGCGCGTCCGGGCGCTGGAAACGCGCTCCGGCGAGATCGTGGAGATCGTGGACACCATCGCGCACATCGCCTCGCAGGTGAACCTGCTGGCGCTGCACGCGTCCATCGAGGCCGCCGGCGCCGGTCCCGCCGGCACCCGCTTCGCGGTCGTGGCCGAGGAAGTCCGCACGCTGGCCGACGAGTCCACCGCCGCCACCGCCCGCATCGGCACGCTGATCGCGGAGCTGCGCGCCGACATCGCGCAGGTGGCGCGCGGCGCGCAGGAAAACGCCGCCCAGGTCACGCGCGGCGTGCAGGTGGCCGGCAGCGCCGGGGAGCGGCTGCGCGAGATCGGTGAACTGGCCGGCATCACCGCGCAGCTCGCGCAGAACATCTCCGCCACGACCGACAAGCAGGTGCAGGGCGTGACGCAGGTGTCCGACGGCGCCCACGCCATCGCGCAGGTGGCCGGCGCGTCGCAGGACTCGGCCGCCCGGGCGCGCGAGGCAGCCGGGCAGCTCACGCAGCTCGCCCGCGACCTGAACGCCACCCTCGCCCGCTTCCGCCTGAGCTGA
- a CDS encoding acyl-CoA dehydrogenase family protein, whose protein sequence is MTVFDVSDRSRDLRARLSAFMEEHIYPNEGEIARQIAEGDRWQHLPLIDELKPRAQEAGLWNLFLPPASSRGGTYGAGLSNLEYAPLCEIMGRVWWAPEVFNCSAPDTGNMEVLARYGTPEQQERWLLPLLNGEIRSAFSMTEPDVASSDATNIQSSIVRDGDDYVVNGDKWWTSGAGDPRCAVSIFMGKTDPGAEKHLQQSMILVPMDVPGVEKQRMLTVFGYDDAPHGHAQMTFRDVRVPATNMLLGEGRGFEIAQGRLGPGRIHHCMRLIGQAERALELMVERAGQRVAFGKPLLGHQHVREAIAHSRMEIDQARLLTMNAAHMMDTVGNKEARGQIAAIKVVAPNVALRVIDRAIQVFGGAGVSQDTPLAMMYAQARTLRLADGPDIVHTETVAKVEIGRQAGARQSFGGARDRLFTEKRDLLQRDAGES, encoded by the coding sequence ATGACCGTGTTCGACGTGTCCGACCGCTCCCGCGACCTGCGCGCACGCCTGAGCGCGTTCATGGAGGAGCACATCTACCCGAACGAGGGCGAGATCGCCCGGCAGATCGCCGAGGGCGACCGCTGGCAGCACCTGCCGCTGATCGACGAGCTGAAGCCGCGCGCGCAGGAGGCCGGGCTGTGGAACCTGTTCCTGCCGCCGGCCAGCAGCCGGGGCGGCACGTACGGCGCGGGCCTGAGCAACCTGGAGTACGCGCCGCTGTGCGAGATCATGGGCCGCGTGTGGTGGGCGCCGGAGGTGTTCAACTGCTCGGCGCCGGACACCGGAAACATGGAGGTGCTCGCCCGCTACGGCACGCCCGAACAGCAAGAGCGCTGGCTGCTTCCGCTCCTCAACGGTGAGATCCGCTCCGCGTTCTCCATGACCGAGCCGGACGTGGCGTCGAGCGACGCGACGAACATCCAGTCCAGCATCGTTCGTGACGGTGACGACTACGTGGTGAACGGCGACAAGTGGTGGACGAGCGGGGCGGGTGATCCGCGCTGCGCAGTCAGCATTTTCATGGGCAAGACCGACCCAGGAGCCGAAAAACACCTTCAGCAGAGCATGATCCTGGTGCCCATGGACGTGCCCGGCGTGGAGAAACAGCGCATGTTGACCGTGTTCGGCTACGACGACGCCCCGCACGGCCACGCCCAGATGACCTTCCGCGATGTGCGCGTGCCCGCCACGAACATGCTGCTCGGTGAGGGCCGCGGCTTCGAGATCGCGCAGGGGCGCCTGGGGCCGGGCCGCATTCACCACTGCATGCGCCTGATCGGGCAGGCGGAGCGGGCGCTGGAACTCATGGTCGAGCGCGCCGGGCAGCGCGTCGCCTTCGGCAAGCCCCTGCTGGGGCACCAGCACGTCCGTGAGGCCATCGCCCACTCGCGCATGGAGATCGACCAGGCGCGGCTGCTGACCATGAACGCCGCGCACATGATGGACACCGTCGGGAACAAGGAAGCGCGCGGCCAGATCGCGGCGATCAAGGTCGTCGCGCCGAACGTCGCGCTGCGCGTCATCGACCGCGCCATTCAGGTCTTCGGCGGCGCGGGCGTCAGCCAGGACACGCCGCTGGCGATGATGTACGCCCAGGCCCGCACCCTGCGCCTCGCGGACGGCCCGGACATCGTCCACACCGAGACCGTGGCGAAGGTGGAGATCGGGCGGCAGGCTGGGGCGCGGCAATCGTTCGGAGGCGCCAGGGACCGCCTGTTTACTGAGAAACGCGACCTTCTCCAGCGAGACGCTGGAGAAAGTTGA
- a CDS encoding chemotaxis protein CheW, which yields MTRALLVELAGEALAIPADGARCEVLEAGATTGLPVAAPLLLGLSVIHGRAVPVVNLAHLLGAPGHAGASLHVVIEVQGEAVALPADRTLGLSRLPGVPGGAPIGEALPVPAPDGAGQRLVRPLDPAALVQTLRQHLERV from the coding sequence GTGACGCGCGCGCTGCTGGTGGAACTCGCCGGAGAGGCCCTGGCCATTCCCGCCGACGGCGCACGCTGCGAGGTGCTGGAGGCGGGCGCCACCACCGGCCTGCCCGTCGCGGCGCCCCTGCTGCTGGGCCTGAGCGTGATCCACGGCCGCGCCGTGCCGGTCGTGAACCTCGCGCACCTGCTGGGCGCGCCCGGGCACGCCGGCGCGTCCCTGCACGTTGTGATCGAGGTGCAGGGCGAGGCGGTGGCCCTGCCCGCCGACCGCACCCTGGGGCTGTCCCGCCTGCCCGGCGTCCCGGGCGGCGCCCCGATCGGCGAGGCGCTGCCGGTGCCCGCCCCCGACGGCGCCGGCCAGCGCCTCGTGAGGCCGCTGGACCCCGCCGCGCTGGTCCAGACCCTGCGCCAGCACCTCGAGCGCGTGTGA
- a CDS encoding MaoC family dehydratase, with protein MRPDELAAHVGQPVALSEWIEITQDRIDAFADATGDHQFIHVDPERAAQGPFGTTIAHGFLTLSLLAGDFMTRGGAPHIDGARLTVNYGLNRVRFITPVRVGARLRNRAVLQAAEPGDGYVQITVLNTIEIDGEARPACTAESVFRVYV; from the coding sequence ATGCGTCCAGACGAACTCGCCGCCCACGTGGGCCAGCCGGTCGCCCTCTCCGAGTGGATCGAGATCACCCAGGACCGCATCGACGCCTTCGCGGACGCCACGGGCGATCACCAGTTCATCCACGTCGACCCGGAGCGGGCCGCGCAGGGTCCCTTCGGCACCACCATCGCCCACGGCTTCCTGACCCTGTCGCTGCTGGCGGGCGACTTCATGACGCGCGGCGGCGCGCCGCATATCGATGGTGCACGTCTGACCGTCAACTACGGCCTGAACCGCGTGCGCTTCATCACGCCCGTGCGGGTCGGCGCGCGGCTGCGCAACCGCGCCGTGCTCCAGGCCGCCGAACCCGGCGACGGCTACGTGCAGATCACCGTGCTGAATACCATCGAGATCGACGGCGAGGCCCGGCCTGCGTGCACCGCCGAGAGCGTGTTCCGGGTGTACGTGTGA
- a CDS encoding PaaI family thioesterase encodes MTGSGLDSPAALELVRRGVHASAYTTAMGTRLRHFEPGRVEIELDLRPDLTQHHGQAHGAVIGHIADTVSAWAASSVAGDVVTAEYKINFLTAARGEVLWGRGDVLRAGRRQVIVRADVYATHAGRDTHVATALATIAPVGGPA; translated from the coding sequence ATGACGGGTTCCGGGCTGGACTCTCCCGCGGCCCTGGAACTCGTCCGGCGCGGCGTCCACGCCAGCGCCTACACCACCGCCATGGGCACGCGCCTGCGCCACTTCGAACCCGGGCGGGTCGAGATCGAACTCGATCTGCGGCCCGATCTGACCCAGCACCACGGGCAGGCACACGGCGCCGTGATCGGCCACATCGCGGACACCGTCAGTGCGTGGGCAGCGTCCAGCGTCGCCGGCGACGTCGTCACGGCCGAATACAAGATCAACTTCCTGACCGCCGCGCGTGGTGAGGTGCTGTGGGGGCGGGGCGACGTGCTGCGTGCCGGACGGCGGCAGGTCATCGTCCGAGCCGACGTGTATGCCACCCACGCCGGGCGCGACACGCATGTCGCCACCGCCCTCGCCACCATCGCTCCCGTCGGGGGGCCGGCGTGA